One genomic segment of Culturomica massiliensis includes these proteins:
- a CDS encoding tetratricopeptide repeat protein has protein sequence MLKYILLPLLFITVFPDICCAVPDKPRKAIEKWISEKNYGKALEALTRLPEKWQYDTEILLLKGICYYHTDSLSSQAVGILQTAYAENQEKSLNKSILYHLAKAHSANREYIEAIKTYNKLQQSIPANAIELLDIIEEEINFCNKQVRTYKMTSGKTGQQTTPLPIETTEEQNRSDTTRTIGEPEKNTKYTIQICSMSFPLSDAFFKGQYGIKVMRMGDLYRYVYSVYYTLAAARQDLPKVRKVYPDAFIREFDEEKLGKAIDLNMEKIK, from the coding sequence ATGCTCAAATATATATTACTACCCCTACTTTTCATCACAGTTTTTCCGGACATCTGCTGTGCCGTTCCGGATAAACCCCGGAAAGCAATAGAAAAATGGATCAGTGAAAAAAATTACGGCAAAGCCCTGGAAGCACTTACCCGGCTTCCGGAAAAGTGGCAATACGACACAGAAATATTACTGTTAAAAGGAATATGCTACTATCATACAGACTCCCTTTCCTCACAAGCTGTCGGGATATTACAAACCGCTTATGCTGAAAACCAGGAAAAATCACTGAACAAAAGCATCCTCTATCACCTGGCAAAAGCACACTCGGCCAATCGGGAATACATCGAAGCCATCAAAACATATAATAAATTACAGCAATCTATCCCGGCAAATGCAATAGAGTTACTGGACATTATCGAAGAGGAAATCAACTTCTGTAACAAACAAGTCCGGACATACAAGATGACTTCCGGGAAAACGGGGCAACAAACGACTCCCCTCCCGATTGAAACGACAGAAGAACAAAACCGATCAGACACCACACGAACAATCGGCGAGCCGGAAAAAAACACCAAATATACCATTCAGATCTGTTCGATGAGTTTTCCTTTATCCGATGCTTTCTTCAAAGGACAATACGGAATCAAAGTCATGCGTATGGGAGATTTATACCGCTATGTTTACTCCGTATATTATACCCTGGCAGCAGCACGGCAGGATTTACCCAAAGTCAGAAAAGTATATCCCGATGCTTTCATTCGCGAATTCGATGAAGAAAAACTAGGTAAAGCTATTGATCTGAATATGGAAAAAATAAAATAA
- the miaA gene encoding tRNA (adenosine(37)-N6)-dimethylallyltransferase MiaA, producing MFNLLCVLGPTASGKTALAVRMAAELGGEVISADSRQVYRGMDIGTGKDLEEYDYEGRSIPYHLIDIVDAGYKYNVFEYQQDFVKVWKDCKNRNVFPVLCGGSGLYLEAVLKAYRLLAVPVNEALRKTLENKSLSELSVILSAYKRMHNTTDVDTVKRAVRAIEIEEYYKLHSCIEGEFPEIHPLIVGVDVSREVRRTRIDKRLQERLKNGMVEEVQQLLEQDIAPEDLIYYGLEYKYLTLYLTGQLTYEDMVEKLNIAIHQFAKRQMTWFRKMERQGFSIHWIDGNLPMDEKVMLIRELMETGCQSSSV from the coding sequence ATGTTTAATCTTTTATGTGTATTGGGGCCGACTGCGAGCGGTAAAACGGCCTTGGCCGTCCGGATGGCGGCAGAATTAGGCGGGGAGGTTATCAGTGCCGATTCACGGCAGGTGTATCGGGGGATGGATATCGGGACCGGCAAGGATTTGGAGGAATATGATTATGAAGGGCGGTCCATACCTTATCATCTTATCGATATTGTGGATGCCGGATATAAATACAACGTTTTTGAATATCAGCAGGATTTTGTAAAAGTATGGAAGGATTGTAAAAACAGGAATGTTTTTCCTGTTTTGTGTGGTGGTAGCGGGTTGTATTTAGAAGCTGTTTTGAAGGCTTATCGTTTGTTAGCTGTGCCTGTGAATGAAGCATTGCGGAAAACACTGGAAAATAAAAGTTTGTCTGAATTGAGTGTTATTCTGTCGGCATATAAACGAATGCATAATACAACAGATGTGGATACGGTAAAGCGGGCTGTGCGGGCTATCGAAATTGAGGAATATTATAAACTGCATTCTTGTATCGAAGGGGAGTTTCCGGAGATTCATCCTTTGATTGTCGGTGTGGATGTCAGCCGGGAAGTACGTCGGACACGTATCGATAAGCGTTTGCAGGAACGATTGAAAAACGGGATGGTTGAAGAAGTGCAACAATTGCTGGAACAAGATATTGCACCTGAGGATTTGATTTATTACGGATTGGAGTATAAATACCTGACTCTTTACCTGACGGGACAGTTGACTTATGAGGATATGGTTGAAAAGCTGAATATTGCCATTCATCAATTTGCTAAACGGCAAATGACCTGGTTCAGAAAGATGGAACGGCAAGGATTTTCCATCCATTGGATTGACGGTAATTTGCCTATGGATGAAAAAGTCATGCTGATTCGTGAACTGATGGAAACGGGTTGTCAGTCTTCTTCGGTGTAG
- the xerD gene encoding site-specific tyrosine recombinase XerD — translation MTWENAIESYKTFLILEKSLSANSVEAYLNDVRKLATYCEETLKVKGPEKISYDMLKDYISYVNEAGVTNRTQARSISSIRSFFKYLAYDGVLENNPAKLLEAPKIGRKLPSVLTVDEIDAILRAVEMYKPEGQRNKAIIETLYSCGLRVSELISVKISNINFRGGYIKIEGKGNKERIIPLSKNAKEEIKLYMKGYRSYLDIEPGYEDVLFLNKRGTALSRVMVFNIIKHLTTRAKITKQVSPHTFRHSFASHLVSGGADLRAVQDMLGHESILTTEIYTHLNNNFLKETLSKYHPRIIKEEQEKEEKEEKKKKNE, via the coding sequence ATGACTTGGGAAAATGCCATTGAAAGCTACAAGACATTCTTAATTCTCGAAAAATCGCTCTCAGCCAATTCAGTTGAAGCTTATTTGAATGATGTCAGAAAATTAGCTACTTATTGTGAAGAAACTTTGAAAGTAAAAGGACCGGAAAAAATCTCCTATGACATGCTGAAAGATTATATCAGTTATGTAAATGAGGCAGGTGTAACCAACCGGACTCAAGCCAGAAGTATTTCCAGCATCCGTTCCTTCTTCAAATATTTAGCTTATGACGGAGTATTGGAAAACAACCCTGCAAAATTGCTGGAAGCACCGAAAATCGGACGTAAACTTCCCAGTGTCCTTACTGTAGATGAAATCGATGCCATTTTACGTGCCGTCGAAATGTATAAGCCGGAAGGACAAAGAAACAAAGCAATCATCGAAACACTCTACTCTTGCGGATTACGTGTATCGGAATTGATCAGTGTAAAAATCTCCAACATCAATTTCCGTGGCGGATATATTAAAATCGAAGGAAAAGGGAACAAAGAACGTATAATTCCATTGAGCAAAAATGCAAAAGAGGAAATCAAATTATACATGAAAGGTTACCGAAGCTACCTGGATATAGAACCGGGATACGAAGACGTCTTATTCCTGAACAAACGCGGAACAGCCCTTTCAAGAGTGATGGTATTCAATATTATCAAACATCTGACCACCCGGGCTAAAATCACCAAACAGGTATCTCCGCATACGTTCCGTCATTCATTCGCCTCACACTTGGTTAGTGGCGGTGCTGATTTACGGGCTGTACAGGATATGCTAGGACATGAATCCATCCTGACAACAGAAATCTACACTCATCTTAACAATAATTTTCTGAAAGAAACCCTCAGTAAATATCATCCGCGAATCATCAAAGAAGAGCAGGAAAAAGAGGAAAAGGAAGAAAAAAAGAAAAAGAACGAATGA
- the aroQ gene encoding type II 3-dehydroquinate dehydratase translates to MIMNGPNLNLLGIREPGIYGKEGFDEYLNVLREKYEGIDMDYFQSNIEGELINKIHETGFSYEGIILNAGAYTHTSIALADAISAVTTPVIEVHISNTARRENFRHVSFLSAVCLGTITGFGLDSYELALQALLLRRK, encoded by the coding sequence ATGATAATGAATGGTCCCAATCTGAATTTACTCGGTATACGAGAGCCGGGTATATACGGGAAAGAGGGATTTGATGAATATTTGAACGTGTTACGTGAAAAATATGAAGGTATAGATATGGACTATTTTCAGTCCAATATAGAAGGCGAACTGATCAATAAGATTCACGAGACGGGTTTTTCTTACGAGGGTATTATATTGAATGCCGGCGCCTATACACATACGTCTATTGCATTGGCCGATGCTATTTCTGCTGTGACAACCCCTGTTATAGAAGTACATATTTCCAATACTGCCCGCCGGGAGAATTTCAGGCATGTATCTTTTTTATCGGCAGTGTGTCTTGGAACGATAACCGGATTCGGGTTGGATTCGTATGAACTGGCATTACAGGCATTGCTTTTACGCAGAAAATGA
- the pyk gene encoding pyruvate kinase has protein sequence MKRTKIVATISDKRCDVDFLQDLYAAGMDVVRLNTAHQTLDDAMKVIRNVRIVSDKIPLLIDTKGPEIRTKLIEQPMEVEKGEVIYITGDDTLTLDEKLIHVSYENFTADIKVGDKILIDDGDMEFIVQDKYTDRLEVVATNPGYVKDRKSVNVPGAMMKLQSLSDKDRTFIEFAIENEVDFIAHSFVRNKEDVLAIQQILDQHNSNIKIIAKIENQEGVDNIDEILDHVYGVMVARGDLAIEIDAEKIPRIQRYIVTKCIESKKPVIIATQMLHTMIDHPRPTRAEVSDIANAVFMGTDAIMLSGETAYGEYPLEAVKVMTKVAEANELMTPPDSGRSLVRINNEITAALARVAVKTTTMLPIKAIVVDTLSGRTARYLSAFRGALPVYARCYNQKVMRELALSFGIRPYFTEKPTSRDEFIRDIPDVLLHAGYDPEDYILVIGGSFGHVRGASFMEICKISDIK, from the coding sequence ATGAAGAGAACAAAAATTGTAGCGACGATATCGGATAAAAGATGTGATGTGGATTTTTTGCAGGATTTATATGCAGCCGGAATGGATGTGGTGCGTTTGAATACGGCGCATCAAACTCTTGACGATGCTATGAAGGTGATCCGTAATGTCCGGATTGTATCTGATAAAATACCTTTATTGATAGACACCAAGGGACCGGAAATAAGAACAAAGCTGATCGAGCAGCCGATGGAGGTGGAAAAAGGGGAGGTCATATATATTACCGGGGACGATACTTTGACATTGGATGAGAAACTGATCCATGTTTCTTATGAAAATTTTACGGCCGATATAAAAGTCGGGGATAAGATTCTGATTGACGATGGGGATATGGAGTTTATTGTACAGGATAAATATACCGATCGTCTTGAGGTTGTAGCGACGAATCCCGGATATGTAAAAGATAGGAAAAGTGTAAACGTACCGGGGGCGATGATGAAATTGCAGTCGTTGAGTGATAAGGACCGTACATTTATCGAATTTGCCATCGAAAACGAAGTGGATTTTATCGCCCATTCTTTTGTCCGCAATAAAGAAGACGTGCTGGCTATTCAGCAAATCCTGGACCAGCATAACAGTAACATCAAAATTATCGCTAAGATTGAAAATCAGGAGGGAGTTGATAATATCGATGAGATTTTAGATCATGTTTACGGTGTAATGGTGGCCCGTGGGGATTTGGCTATTGAAATCGATGCGGAAAAAATTCCTCGGATTCAACGTTATATTGTGACGAAATGTATCGAAAGTAAAAAGCCTGTTATTATTGCCACTCAAATGCTGCATACGATGATTGACCATCCGCGTCCTACGCGTGCAGAAGTGAGTGATATCGCCAATGCTGTGTTTATGGGGACGGATGCGATTATGTTGAGTGGGGAGACGGCTTATGGGGAATATCCTTTGGAGGCTGTAAAAGTGATGACGAAAGTGGCTGAGGCCAACGAACTGATGACACCTCCTGATTCCGGCCGTAGCTTAGTGCGTATCAATAATGAGATTACTGCAGCTTTGGCACGTGTGGCAGTAAAGACGACAACCATGCTGCCCATTAAAGCCATTGTCGTGGATACCTTAAGTGGACGTACAGCCCGTTATTTGTCAGCTTTCCGGGGTGCATTGCCTGTGTATGCCCGTTGTTATAATCAGAAAGTGATGCGGGAACTGGCACTTTCTTTTGGGATACGGCCTTATTTTACGGAAAAACCCACCTCGCGGGATGAGTTTATCCGTGATATTCCGGATGTGTTATTGCATGCCGGTTATGATCCGGAAGATTATATTCTGGTTATCGGAGGTAGTTTCGGGCATGTCAGGGGAGCTTCTTTTATGGAAATATGTAAAATCAGCGATATTAAATAA
- a CDS encoding porin family protein, which produces MKKLVLALIAGIALWGTAQAQTEFRFGPKVGLNVTNLTHSDGDNKVSINVGAFAEMRINDLLGIQGELLYSRQGWRDKVDIDGDNVNVKYRVNYLNIPVMARLYVMEHLSVDLGPQLGIALNAKARYKESGTTVKSKMRNLNTIECSFLFGVSYDLFDRFLLSARYNLGLSNVFDKDKFGSSNRNHVFQLSVGYRL; this is translated from the coding sequence ATGAAAAAATTAGTATTGGCGTTGATCGCGGGGATCGCTCTCTGGGGTACGGCGCAAGCACAGACCGAATTCCGATTCGGACCGAAAGTCGGGTTGAATGTGACGAATTTGACCCATTCTGACGGAGATAATAAAGTCAGTATAAATGTAGGAGCTTTTGCAGAGATGCGGATTAACGACCTGCTGGGTATTCAGGGGGAATTACTTTATTCCCGTCAGGGATGGCGTGATAAGGTGGATATTGACGGGGATAATGTGAACGTGAAGTATCGTGTAAATTACCTGAATATTCCGGTTATGGCACGCCTTTATGTCATGGAGCATTTGAGTGTGGATTTGGGACCACAACTGGGGATCGCACTGAATGCCAAGGCGCGTTATAAAGAGTCCGGTACGACTGTCAAAAGTAAAATGCGCAATTTAAATACGATCGAGTGTAGTTTCCTTTTCGGGGTTTCTTACGATCTGTTCGACCGTTTTCTGTTGTCGGCCCGTTATAATTTAGGACTTAGTAATGTGTTTGATAAAGATAAATTCGGAAGCAGTAATAGAAATCATGTCTTCCAATTGTCTGTCGGATATCGTTTGTAA
- a CDS encoding porin family protein — translation MKKIILLFAVCMASVAGLKAQSIVIGPKAGWNITNISNIDDNKNKLSFHLGAFAEFKVNDYFSVQPELVYSRQGLRAEKLEGWKRRARVNYLNIPVLAKFYVWDELSVDLGPQFGFALNGKYKFSKDGDSEKRKIRDLNTFDLSFALGLSYNWEDFMFSARYNFGITNVIDKDAAGDNNKNHVFQLSVGYRFNDLF, via the coding sequence ATGAAAAAAATTATTTTACTATTCGCAGTATGTATGGCGTCTGTCGCCGGACTTAAAGCCCAATCGATTGTTATCGGTCCGAAAGCCGGATGGAATATCACTAATATTTCGAACATCGATGACAATAAGAATAAACTTAGTTTTCATTTGGGTGCATTCGCCGAATTCAAGGTAAACGATTATTTTTCGGTTCAGCCTGAGTTGGTGTATTCCCGTCAAGGGTTGCGTGCAGAGAAACTCGAAGGCTGGAAGCGTAGGGCGCGTGTGAATTATCTGAATATACCTGTTTTGGCTAAATTTTATGTATGGGATGAATTGAGTGTGGATTTAGGGCCTCAGTTCGGTTTTGCGTTGAACGGTAAGTATAAATTTTCAAAAGACGGAGATTCTGAAAAAAGGAAAATCCGGGATCTTAATACCTTTGATTTGAGTTTTGCATTGGGACTATCTTATAATTGGGAAGATTTTATGTTTTCAGCCCGTTATAATTTTGGTATTACCAATGTGATAGATAAGGATGCTGCGGGAGATAACAATAAGAATCATGTGTTCCAATTGTCGGTGGGATATCGTTTCAATGATTTGTTTTAA
- a CDS encoding outer membrane beta-barrel protein, with product MLKKSVGSLKLQIGYRVIMKFKVILVSVFILVVHFCSAQLVRRVDYDAAIAVQAGGSTGILLPGKINGMKFDGIYGLKMTFPFTRRWFLGAEFNYNQLRTQNKHSFSFSEGENIYQRDVEADLKIQALNVPVYVKYLLGPYGNSILCGGYFSWIYKGRLAVYEKKKRFQADTDKWDAGVVIGVGQRIVKHLNLMFKINVSVKDLMKKSDLYPKKIFPVQANLTLSYDIFRIGDCGCD from the coding sequence ATGCTGAAAAAGTCGGTCGGGAGTCTGAAATTACAAATTGGTTATCGTGTGATTATGAAGTTTAAAGTTATTCTTGTATCCGTTTTTATTCTTGTCGTTCATTTTTGTTCCGCTCAATTGGTGCGGAGAGTGGACTACGATGCAGCTATTGCTGTTCAGGCCGGCGGAAGTACCGGTATCCTTTTACCGGGAAAGATCAACGGTATGAAGTTTGATGGTATTTACGGATTGAAAATGACGTTTCCGTTTACCCGGAGGTGGTTTTTGGGGGCGGAGTTCAATTACAATCAGCTAAGAACCCAGAATAAACACAGCTTTTCTTTCTCTGAGGGAGAAAATATTTATCAACGGGATGTGGAGGCTGATCTCAAAATACAGGCTTTAAATGTACCGGTTTATGTTAAATATCTGCTTGGGCCTTATGGTAATAGTATTTTATGTGGGGGGTATTTTTCATGGATATATAAGGGACGATTGGCTGTTTATGAAAAAAAGAAACGTTTTCAGGCAGATACGGATAAATGGGATGCGGGGGTTGTGATCGGGGTCGGGCAGAGAATTGTCAAGCATCTGAATCTGATGTTTAAGATCAATGTCAGTGTAAAGGATTTGATGAAAAAATCGGATTTGTATCCCAAAAAGATATTTCCTGTACAGGCGAATCTGACGTTAAGTTATGATATTTTTCGGATCGGTGATTGCGGGTGTGATTAG
- a CDS encoding sialidase family protein translates to MIKFVFGLFLWCGLCGCNSSCPTISLRMDKQVAPVFIRQEENSVLHIQVDNTTDKELVLNKLVLSAKGTSRIEAVKQVRIYFTGLNPNFSSTVLFGHTQDAREVNTFKGQQALKPGINHFWVSVCLSENALLSDKIHFTCTDATLSDACVVVADSLPLLSSAVGYAVRLRGDDQVNAYRIPGLVCTPKGTLIAVYDVRYNSAVDLQENIDVGVSRSVDGGQTWLPMQIAMDMGEWGGRSHKENGIGDPAILVDPQTGRVWIAGLWLHGNPGKRAWWASKPGITPEETGQFVLAYSDDDGATWSEPINITSQVKKKEWYLCFQGPGMGITTQEGTLVFPAQFKDKNQVPYSTIIYSKDKGKTWDIGTGARSNTTEAQVVELTDGSLMLNMRDDRGGSRAVMITKDFGKTWTEHVSSRSALPEPVCQASLIRIHLKGGKPALAFFNPANTQGRVHSTLKISLDEGVTWPEKYHTLVYEPGSYGYSCLTQIDSTTLGVLYEGAGELYFQRLNIGE, encoded by the coding sequence ATGATCAAGTTTGTTTTTGGGTTATTTCTGTGGTGTGGATTGTGTGGGTGTAATTCTTCGTGTCCGACTATTTCTTTGCGTATGGATAAACAGGTCGCTCCTGTTTTTATCAGACAGGAGGAGAATTCTGTTTTGCATATCCAGGTCGACAATACAACGGATAAGGAATTGGTTTTGAATAAACTTGTATTATCTGCTAAGGGAACGAGCCGTATAGAAGCTGTGAAACAGGTCCGGATTTATTTTACAGGTTTGAATCCTAATTTTAGTTCTACGGTTTTGTTCGGTCATACACAAGATGCCCGAGAAGTCAATACATTTAAAGGACAACAGGCTTTAAAGCCGGGTATCAATCATTTCTGGGTGTCCGTTTGTTTGTCGGAAAATGCATTATTGTCCGATAAGATTCATTTTACCTGTACGGATGCGACGTTATCAGATGCTTGTGTCGTTGTGGCAGATAGTCTGCCTTTACTGTCTTCTGCTGTAGGGTATGCTGTCCGGTTGCGTGGGGACGATCAGGTAAATGCTTATCGGATTCCCGGGTTGGTGTGTACACCTAAGGGAACTTTGATAGCTGTATATGATGTCCGTTATAACAGTGCCGTCGATTTGCAGGAAAATATCGACGTCGGTGTTAGCCGTAGCGTGGATGGAGGCCAGACCTGGTTACCGATGCAGATTGCAATGGATATGGGGGAATGGGGCGGACGTTCCCATAAAGAAAACGGAATCGGTGATCCGGCTATTCTGGTTGATCCGCAAACCGGCCGGGTTTGGATCGCTGGTTTATGGTTGCACGGTAATCCGGGCAAACGGGCGTGGTGGGCTTCTAAGCCTGGAATTACGCCTGAAGAGACCGGTCAGTTTGTATTGGCTTATAGCGACGATGATGGAGCAACCTGGTCAGAACCGATAAATATTACGTCTCAGGTAAAGAAGAAAGAGTGGTATTTGTGTTTTCAAGGACCTGGAATGGGAATTACGACACAGGAAGGTACACTTGTTTTTCCGGCCCAATTTAAAGATAAGAATCAGGTGCCGTATTCTACAATTATTTATAGTAAAGACAAGGGTAAAACCTGGGATATCGGTACCGGTGCGCGTTCTAACACGACAGAGGCTCAGGTTGTCGAATTGACAGACGGAAGTCTGATGTTGAATATGCGGGATGACCGTGGCGGCTCGCGGGCGGTTATGATTACCAAAGATTTCGGTAAAACATGGACAGAGCATGTTTCTTCCCGTTCAGCTCTTCCGGAGCCGGTATGCCAGGCGAGTCTGATTCGTATTCATTTGAAAGGCGGGAAACCTGCGCTGGCGTTTTTTAATCCGGCAAATACGCAGGGACGGGTACATTCTACGTTGAAAATCAGTTTGGATGAAGGGGTTACCTGGCCGGAAAAATACCATACTTTGGTATATGAACCGGGTAGCTATGGATATTCTTGCCTGACACAGATCGATTCTACGACTTTGGGGGTTTTGTATGAAGGTGCCGGTGAACTTTATTTTCAGCGGTTAAACATAGGAGAATAA
- the mscL gene encoding large-conductance mechanosensitive channel protein MscL, translating into MSFIKEFKSFAMKGNVVDMAVGIIIGGAFGKIVSSLVTDIIMPPLGLLIGGVNFQSLVIHLKPAGVDAAGKATEAVNINYGNFIQTSLDFLIIAFSIFLFIKGINSLHRKQETTPPPPPAPSKEETLLTEIRDILKEK; encoded by the coding sequence ATGAGTTTTATAAAAGAATTCAAATCTTTTGCCATGAAAGGCAATGTTGTAGACATGGCAGTCGGTATCATCATCGGCGGAGCTTTCGGTAAAATCGTCTCATCCCTCGTCACAGACATCATCATGCCTCCGCTCGGACTTTTAATCGGAGGCGTTAATTTTCAGAGCCTGGTCATTCATCTCAAACCGGCCGGAGTAGACGCAGCCGGAAAAGCCACCGAAGCCGTTAATATCAATTACGGCAACTTCATACAGACCAGTTTGGACTTTCTTATTATCGCTTTTTCTATCTTTCTATTTATCAAAGGAATAAACAGTCTGCATCGCAAACAAGAAACAACACCCCCACCCCCTCCTGCACCCAGCAAAGAAGAGACATTACTCACTGAAATACGGGATATTCTAAAAGAAAAATAA
- a CDS encoding efflux RND transporter periplasmic adaptor subunit, which translates to MPTSDLFFLFLLLLTACQQEADRSENIPIRPVQVVKVGSLGTIDNSYTGTVEAEEFSILAFKVSGTITDFPVTEGQILPQSKRIARIDPTDYRLKYQTAEANYKAAKSIYERTRRLLEQNATAVQNLEIARADYVKASSALDIARRTLGYTELTAPFRGLIEKKYAENFQEILTGDPIVRLVNPDKINVRFILPETAIRLIGIPKTIYVQFDTRPGQWFEADIKEYIYSSDGSGIPVTLRITDPAFAPFSEEVYPGFSAKVLFKIENTISDNFVIPASALREENGKFYIWIVDPRNQTVNLRPVDILRFEDKALVKKGIASDDIIVTAGVYDLQNGQKVKIQTSTNP; encoded by the coding sequence GTGCCCACTAGTGATCTATTTTTTCTTTTTCTGCTGCTCCTGACCGCCTGCCAGCAAGAAGCCGATCGTTCCGAAAACATTCCGATACGACCTGTACAGGTTGTAAAAGTCGGGAGTCTGGGTACCATCGACAACTCGTACACCGGCACCGTGGAAGCAGAAGAGTTCAGTATACTCGCTTTTAAAGTATCCGGAACCATTACGGATTTCCCGGTTACCGAAGGCCAGATACTCCCGCAGTCCAAACGAATAGCCCGCATCGATCCGACAGATTACCGGCTCAAATACCAAACTGCCGAAGCCAATTATAAGGCGGCAAAATCCATTTACGAACGCACCCGGCGGCTACTGGAACAAAATGCAACGGCTGTTCAAAACCTCGAAATTGCCCGCGCCGATTACGTCAAAGCTTCCTCTGCCCTCGATATTGCCCGACGTACACTGGGATATACGGAACTTACAGCTCCGTTCCGGGGACTTATTGAAAAAAAATATGCCGAAAACTTTCAGGAAATACTGACAGGCGATCCCATCGTACGTCTGGTTAATCCCGATAAAATCAACGTCCGTTTCATCCTGCCCGAAACGGCTATCCGCTTGATCGGAATTCCCAAAACAATTTATGTACAGTTCGACACCCGCCCGGGACAATGGTTTGAGGCCGATATCAAAGAATACATTTACTCGTCCGACGGTTCCGGTATTCCCGTTACCTTGCGCATCACAGACCCGGCTTTTGCCCCTTTCAGTGAAGAAGTATATCCGGGATTTTCTGCCAAAGTATTATTTAAAATAGAAAATACAATATCCGACAATTTCGTTATTCCGGCAAGTGCACTACGGGAAGAAAACGGGAAATTCTATATATGGATCGTCGATCCCCGAAACCAAACCGTTAATCTACGACCTGTTGATATTCTTCGTTTTGAAGATAAAGCACTGGTCAAAAAAGGAATTGCCTCCGATGATATCATTGTTACGGCCGGAGTATACGATCTACAAAACGGACAAAAAGTGAAAATACAAACCAGTACTAACCCCTAA
- a CDS encoding IS4 family transposase — MNQGKYIFAQLTDFLPRRVFDRLVEKYSGNKKIRTFTCWNQMLCMIFGQLTARDSMRELMLSLEAHKSKYYHLGFGATVSRTNLGKANRNRDYRIYEEFAYTLIAEARNSYNKNDFEVKVDGNVYAFDSSTIDLCLNVFWWAEFRKHKGGIKLHTLYDVKTSIPTIVLVTNAKVHDVNMLDELSYEKGSFYIMDKGYVDFTRLHKLHTCGAYFVTRAKDNMRFRRMYSREVDKTTGIKCDQIGILETYKSLKAYPDKLRRVKYYDEELGREFVFITNNMELSAEEVALLYKNRWQVELFFKWIKQHLKVKSFWGTTMNAVKTQVYCAIITYCLVAIVAYKLKVNRPIYEILQILSFSLLDKTPVREILTNCDYKNVKELNYKQLKISWD; from the coding sequence ATGAACCAAGGCAAATATATCTTCGCTCAACTTACAGATTTTCTTCCCCGTCGTGTCTTTGACCGTTTGGTAGAGAAGTATTCCGGGAATAAGAAAATCAGAACATTCACCTGTTGGAATCAGATGCTGTGCATGATTTTCGGACAACTGACCGCCCGAGATAGTATGCGTGAGCTTATGCTCAGCCTTGAGGCACACAAGAGCAAGTACTATCACTTGGGATTCGGTGCAACAGTTAGCCGTACCAATCTGGGGAAAGCAAACCGGAATAGAGATTATCGTATCTACGAAGAATTTGCTTATACCCTGATTGCGGAAGCCCGTAATAGCTACAACAAAAATGACTTCGAGGTGAAAGTTGACGGTAATGTTTATGCCTTTGATTCCTCCACCATAGACCTTTGTCTGAATGTTTTTTGGTGGGCGGAATTTAGGAAACACAAAGGAGGCATCAAACTTCATACCTTGTATGATGTAAAGACTTCCATACCGACAATCGTACTGGTAACCAATGCTAAAGTACATGACGTAAACATGCTGGATGAGTTGAGTTATGAAAAGGGAAGTTTCTATATCATGGATAAAGGATATGTTGACTTCACCCGTTTGCATAAGCTTCACACCTGTGGTGCTTACTTCGTTACACGTGCAAAGGATAATATGAGATTCCGTAGAATGTATTCCCGTGAAGTCGATAAAACAACCGGAATAAAATGTGACCAGATTGGAATACTTGAAACGTATAAATCGCTCAAAGCATATCCGGACAAACTTCGGCGGGTTAAATACTACGATGAAGAACTGGGCAGAGAATTTGTGTTCATCACCAACAACATGGAACTCTCAGCAGAGGAAGTAGCCTTGCTATACAAGAACCGTTGGCAGGTGGAACTATTTTTCAAATGGATAAAGCAACACCTGAAAGTAAAATCTTTTTGGGGAACCACGATGAATGCAGTCAAGACACAAGTCTACTGTGCCATCATAACATACTGTCTGGTTGCCATTGTCGCTTACAAATTGAAAGTTAACCGTCCAATCTACGAAATCCTACAAATTTTGAGTTTTTCTCTACTGGATAAAACGCCTGTAAGAGAGATACTTACCAATTGCGATTACAAAAATGTCAAAGAACTAAATTATAAACAATTGAAAATCAGCTGGGACTAA